Proteins encoded in a region of the Candidatus Scalindua japonica genome:
- a CDS encoding N-acetylneuraminate synthase family protein, whose protein sequence is MKSIHIGNKIIGDCHPVYVIAEIGINHNGDVSLAKEMVAAAWESGADAVKIQTFITEKFLHPSHPGFNYDINAELPHEKELEIWDFAGQNGINLFSTPEEFLSLEFIKKQKPVLIKIAAMDFNYKELVQKSASLEIPIILSSGMSTMEEVLRTVRWVEEAGNNDYIVLHCVSCYPSLPESCNLSAIQTMKKILNCPVGFSDHTEGIHIPLAAVALGANIIEKHFTIDRKLPGPDQKCSVDPVDLKILVSNIRDIECAMGHGRKEPAPEELEPRRYKRRGIYAASNLKSGTVLEKENVLFYAPSTEGSCVTDWPYIGGRRLKGDIAKMHPISLKDVY, encoded by the coding sequence ATGAAATCTATACATATAGGAAATAAAATAATAGGAGATTGCCATCCAGTTTATGTCATTGCTGAGATTGGAATTAATCACAACGGCGATGTCAGCCTCGCAAAAGAGATGGTTGCGGCGGCATGGGAATCAGGTGCTGATGCAGTTAAAATTCAAACATTCATTACTGAAAAATTTCTCCATCCAAGCCACCCCGGATTTAATTACGACATTAATGCGGAGCTTCCCCATGAAAAGGAACTGGAGATATGGGATTTTGCCGGGCAGAATGGTATTAATCTCTTTTCGACGCCTGAAGAATTCCTAAGTCTGGAGTTTATAAAAAAACAGAAACCTGTCTTAATAAAAATTGCGGCCATGGATTTTAATTATAAGGAATTAGTGCAGAAGTCTGCGTCCCTGGAAATACCGATTATCCTTTCTTCTGGAATGAGCACTATGGAAGAAGTATTGCGCACTGTGAGGTGGGTTGAAGAGGCTGGAAATAATGACTATATTGTTCTGCACTGTGTGTCATGTTACCCGTCACTTCCGGAATCGTGCAATTTATCAGCAATTCAAACTATGAAAAAAATATTGAATTGCCCGGTTGGTTTTTCCGATCATACGGAGGGTATTCATATACCTCTTGCCGCAGTGGCTTTAGGGGCAAATATTATTGAAAAACATTTTACTATTGACAGAAAACTACCTGGACCTGATCAAAAGTGCTCGGTGGATCCTGTTGACCTGAAGATATTGGTTTCCAATATTCGCGACATAGAATGTGCTATGGGGCATGGTCGCAAGGAACCTGCTCCAGAAGAGCTTGAACCTCGTCGATATAAACGTAGGGGAATTTATGCGGCTTCCAATCTGAAGTCCGGAACTGTTTTAGAGAAAGAAAATGTACTGTTTTATGCTCCTTCTACAGAAGGTAGCTGCGTTACTGATTGGCCTTATATAGGAGGGAGAAGGTTAAAAGGAGATATTGCTAAAATGCATCCTATAAGCCTTAAGGATGTTTACTAA
- a CDS encoding PseG/SpsG family protein → MKETILFRVDGGKVWGISFGHIYRSLILASVLARKNKIIYIMKNYQDGVFFVKQQGYEVETIGVDDDSDNSLINFLEKYSPKQVVFDLRSIKYNMFFDYTRERHVQTVVFDILGNCTGVPDILINDSFVKEFTKYPHLTNRTKLCLGPKFFFTESLPEIIPIRDNVKEVMITMGGSDPAGLTLKILSSLTECLTAYNVHVVMGPAFTDEEQVSNLTVNFKNIKIYKNPDNFIELLSQQDVVITAAGRTLYECAGLGRPLIVVPTIEFEALRSIEYERLTGSFDIGLWDVSSPEKIMNAMRIYTENKNLRRSIFKTSRRLVDSHGLERILNLLN, encoded by the coding sequence ATGAAAGAAACCATACTATTTAGAGTAGATGGTGGCAAGGTTTGGGGAATCTCTTTTGGTCATATTTATAGGTCTCTTATTCTTGCTTCCGTTTTGGCAAGAAAAAACAAGATTATCTATATTATGAAAAATTACCAGGACGGTGTTTTCTTTGTTAAACAGCAAGGTTATGAAGTTGAAACTATAGGTGTAGATGATGATAGCGATAATTCATTAATTAATTTTCTAGAAAAATACTCTCCAAAACAAGTCGTTTTTGATCTTCGTTCAATTAAATATAACATGTTTTTTGACTATACACGAGAGAGGCATGTTCAAACTGTTGTTTTTGATATTCTGGGTAATTGTACAGGGGTACCTGATATTTTGATTAACGATTCTTTTGTTAAGGAATTTACCAAGTATCCTCATTTAACTAATCGTACAAAATTATGTCTGGGTCCAAAGTTTTTCTTTACGGAGAGTTTACCTGAAATTATACCCATAAGAGATAATGTAAAAGAGGTAATGATTACAATGGGTGGTTCCGATCCGGCAGGATTAACATTGAAGATCCTGAGTTCCTTAACAGAATGTTTAACCGCTTATAATGTTCATGTTGTAATGGGGCCGGCTTTTACTGATGAAGAACAAGTTTCTAATCTTACTGTAAATTTTAAAAATATAAAAATTTATAAAAATCCTGACAATTTTATTGAACTTCTAAGTCAACAAGATGTTGTTATTACTGCTGCCGGTCGTACGTTATATGAATGTGCTGGTTTAGGGCGACCTTTAATAGTAGTGCCTACTATAGAATTTGAGGCTTTAAGATCTATAGAATACGAACGGTTAACAGGCAGTTTTGATATTGGTCTCTGGGATGTTTCCAGCCCTGAAAAAATAATGAATGCCATGAGAATATATACTGAAAACAAAAATCTTCGTAGATCAATTTTTAAAACGAGTCGACGTCTGGTTGATAGTCATGGCCTTGAGAGAATTTTGAATTTACTAAATTAA
- a CDS encoding LIC12162 family transferase, with product MICKKYYLSGTSLLPKGRIDRKVVFLSQACITDAVKRRLKIRDFEVLPEVWSSNESLVDVHVYLEKIYWNISLEIGKRLETIHGQNYGAGFWELPIGSWLFYYIQILYDQYNRIECAIKRYGRDNITLLTCNTKITPFDSFPKFPYEYLKDERQVSALYGLIAKELGITVAGFEDCLNPDLNSGGKRNNVFLKTTLSKIVNLTINKCLCLLPSRVIRGEMVLIDQPVFSGFANIGFAIKLKASYFHVCGKIKTQSKSVNRAELLSITAEDGFEKILVSLLPLLMPRIFLEDCFSYIDAAEKYSNYKVYHSRNIMLSSIVFQYAASLGRLKGARIVFQQHGGGYGQLNNVFVECWERRQCDFYITWGWRDTHYPGAKTVPLPQPLHSKVMDTYKQKSEMALFVSNSTSKHVMRFQEYPGMPHMIYKYLDFKKIFISSLDTDVRMHLLYRPHFNQYGWLEKELDLIKKYPEIEINQKGKLIELLKSVKLYICDHQGTSFMEALVVNTPTIIFWDNQYANRKGAERSFDILIQSGILFYDPKEAASKVNLIWDDVKGWWMHKDRQQARKEFINSQCMIDKDCFGKWVDTFKNILNNPGYINREDSLKKR from the coding sequence GTGATTTGTAAGAAATACTATCTTAGTGGAACCTCACTCCTGCCCAAGGGCCGTATTGACCGCAAGGTTGTTTTTCTTTCACAAGCTTGCATAACTGACGCTGTAAAGAGAAGATTAAAAATTCGGGATTTTGAAGTCTTGCCGGAAGTTTGGAGTAGCAATGAAAGCTTGGTAGATGTCCATGTGTACCTTGAAAAAATTTACTGGAATATTTCCTTGGAGATTGGCAAGAGATTAGAGACGATTCATGGGCAGAATTACGGTGCTGGATTCTGGGAGTTACCTATTGGATCCTGGCTGTTTTATTACATACAAATTCTTTATGATCAATATAACAGAATTGAATGTGCTATCAAGAGGTATGGTAGGGATAATATAACACTTCTGACTTGTAATACTAAAATTACACCATTTGACTCTTTTCCAAAATTTCCTTATGAATATTTGAAGGACGAACGGCAGGTTTCTGCTCTTTACGGTTTAATAGCAAAAGAGCTGGGTATTACCGTTGCAGGATTTGAAGATTGCCTTAATCCTGATTTGAATAGCGGAGGTAAGAGGAACAATGTCTTTTTAAAAACAACTTTAAGCAAAATTGTTAATTTAACAATAAATAAATGTCTTTGCCTTCTTCCGTCAAGGGTCATTAGGGGTGAAATGGTTTTAATTGATCAACCTGTTTTTAGTGGTTTTGCAAATATAGGATTTGCCATTAAATTGAAGGCATCTTATTTTCATGTATGTGGAAAAATAAAAACACAGTCAAAATCTGTGAATAGAGCAGAGTTATTATCGATTACAGCAGAAGATGGATTTGAAAAAATTCTTGTCAGTCTACTGCCATTGCTTATGCCCCGTATTTTTCTTGAAGATTGTTTTTCATACATAGATGCTGCTGAGAAGTATAGTAATTATAAAGTTTACCATTCAAGAAACATTATGTTGTCTAGCATTGTCTTTCAATATGCTGCATCTTTGGGCAGGCTCAAAGGTGCGAGAATCGTTTTTCAGCAACATGGCGGTGGATATGGTCAACTTAATAATGTGTTTGTAGAGTGTTGGGAACGGAGACAGTGCGATTTTTACATTACCTGGGGATGGAGGGATACGCATTATCCAGGCGCAAAGACAGTGCCTCTTCCTCAACCTCTACATTCAAAGGTGATGGATACATATAAGCAAAAGAGTGAAATGGCTTTATTTGTGTCAAATTCAACTTCAAAGCATGTTATGAGGTTTCAAGAATACCCTGGTATGCCACACATGATATATAAGTACCTTGATTTCAAAAAAATTTTTATTTCAAGTCTTGACACTGATGTTCGAATGCATTTGTTATATCGCCCACACTTCAACCAGTATGGTTGGTTGGAGAAGGAGCTGGATTTAATAAAAAAATATCCTGAAATAGAGATTAATCAAAAAGGTAAACTAATAGAGTTGCTGAAAAGTGTCAAACTGTATATATGTGATCATCAGGGCACAAGTTTTATGGAAGCCCTCGTGGTAAATACACCAACAATAATTTTCTGGGACAACCAATATGCAAACCGGAAAGGTGCGGAAAGGAGTTTCGACATTTTAATTCAGTCAGGGATTCTTTTTTATGATCCGAAAGAGGCAGCAAGTAAGGTAAACTTGATCTGGGATGATGTTAAGGGATGGTGGATGCATAAAGACCGACAGCAGGCGCGTAAGGAATTCATTAACTCCCAATGTATGATAGATAAAGATTGTTTTGGAAAGTGGGTGGATACATTTAAGAATATTCTTAACAATCCGGGTTATATAAATAGAGAAGATTCTCTGAAAAAACGTTAA
- the udk gene encoding uridine kinase — MKILNNEKILCVVGVAGGSCSGKGHLCYHLRAQLTAEHCLIIPMDCYYRDLSYLSLNERHRSNFDHPDAIDYELFREHLEVLISGGVVYMPLYDFHTHTRSVSREEIQARGKVILVDGLFALYWSEISKLYDLKVFINLDSVICLQRRIKRDVQYRGRSYLSVKKQYYKTVLPMYEKYIAPTQYHADLSLHGDMPVQESVRQMLQAINAISNEGSI, encoded by the coding sequence TTGAAGATTTTAAACAATGAAAAAATATTATGCGTTGTTGGAGTTGCCGGAGGATCATGTTCCGGTAAAGGACATCTTTGTTACCATTTGCGTGCACAGTTAACCGCTGAGCATTGTTTGATCATTCCAATGGATTGTTACTACAGGGACCTCTCTTATTTGTCCTTAAATGAACGTCATAGGTCCAACTTTGACCATCCGGATGCCATCGACTATGAGTTGTTTAGAGAGCACCTGGAGGTGCTCATTTCTGGTGGTGTAGTTTATATGCCTTTGTATGATTTCCATACTCATACTCGCTCCGTTTCCAGGGAAGAGATTCAAGCAAGGGGGAAGGTGATTCTGGTTGATGGCCTTTTTGCACTGTATTGGTCTGAAATCAGTAAACTATATGATTTAAAGGTTTTCATTAATTTAGATTCAGTTATTTGCTTACAAAGGCGAATTAAACGTGATGTTCAATACCGCGGTCGTTCTTATCTAAGTGTAAAAAAGCAGTATTATAAGACGGTATTACCTATGTATGAAAAATACATTGCACCTACACAATACCATGCGGATCTCTCTCTGCATGGTGATATGCCAGTGCAGGAGTCTGTAAGGCAGATGCTGCAGGCTATAAATGCTATTTCAAATGAAGGATCTATTTAG
- a CDS encoding class I SAM-dependent methyltransferase, protein MTNSIEKFYDEWHKSAESNRTLEIRDRDLLAIEYVGNCRSLLELGCGCGVLLNRASSAQKAGADISAEAIKIAKKEVHASGKVDLRVVNIDSENLPWESNSFEGCMAVEVLEHLFDPVHALAELNRVLEKNGKIVVTIPNSGYFYYRYYHLVTGGVSDFHGNGMIVDEHIRYYCERQIMKMMQLTGFGHIRIKGVMKTVVSTETIQQKRDRKLSFRKLLHAVRPTPVNVLSKSNKIFHLWKRYPSLFAVGLVIEARKVEESKFRYNAAIDHQHRTAELEKLNINYVD, encoded by the coding sequence ATGACAAATAGTATTGAAAAATTTTATGATGAATGGCATAAAAGCGCAGAATCCAATCGTACGTTGGAGATAAGAGACCGTGATTTGTTGGCAATCGAATATGTAGGGAATTGCAGATCTCTTCTCGAATTAGGGTGTGGTTGCGGTGTTTTATTAAATAGGGCTTCATCTGCTCAGAAGGCAGGTGCTGACATCTCTGCAGAAGCCATTAAAATTGCAAAAAAAGAAGTTCATGCTTCAGGCAAAGTAGATTTAAGGGTCGTTAACATCGATAGTGAAAATTTGCCTTGGGAAAGTAATTCATTTGAGGGATGTATGGCTGTTGAAGTTTTAGAGCACCTTTTTGATCCGGTACATGCACTTGCAGAACTAAATCGGGTACTTGAGAAGAATGGTAAGATTGTTGTCACGATACCAAATAGTGGTTACTTTTACTATAGATATTATCACCTGGTTACTGGTGGGGTTTCAGATTTTCATGGTAATGGGATGATAGTAGATGAACATATTCGTTATTATTGTGAACGTCAGATTATGAAGATGATGCAGTTAACTGGATTTGGACATATTAGAATCAAAGGAGTAATGAAGACAGTTGTCAGCACAGAAACTATCCAACAGAAGAGGGACCGAAAACTCAGTTTTAGAAAACTCCTTCATGCTGTACGCCCAACGCCTGTCAATGTCTTATCCAAGAGTAACAAAATATTTCATCTTTGGAAGCGATACCCATCTCTTTTTGCTGTTGGTTTAGTCATTGAAGCCAGGAAAGTGGAAGAAAGTAAATTTCGATACAATGCGGCTATAGACCACCAACATCGTACGGCTGAATTAGAGAAGCTAAATATAAATTACGTAGATTAG